Proteins encoded in a region of the Azospirillum sp. TSH58 genome:
- a CDS encoding type VI secretion system protein: MVLLMLTLELVLSTIGSAIVYLLSFAVTLAPYALLALPLYIFYRLGRMVWPTLRGWRRKPAVKAAAGRKAPPRRAAPPAPLRVRAEAPPPTKAAANAPPNARIYGEGMDILTRQMRGPLRRGDIPWFLAFGVGGPALLATDPTHVRWPEDGNGENGCWWFCEGAAILHAGADSADGSRLGASWPALVAAMRKRPMRRPLDGVLLMVGADELRAAAERPGPRDALAKRGAALRERLRTLRDDVGVVGPVHVVVVRAEALDGFTDLCAAVPSALLDGVLGWTNPQDWAKPFEPRRIDEAFEAIAADIAVLEADAFAAGTAGVRLPLLPASLDTLRHPLALFLDGALGGDDQSEPFPLRGIALTGAYAPATGGRRPVFARDLLPGRAFAEAGYGRPSDAAYQQAHKRRRMAQAALAASVAGLSVAAWQGVSGVAAGSPPVAAATADLRRALLARDAVTDGALAGRVIAATAVMERSPLATPLLPTSLFSGFDEDKKRLASVTLRRSVLRPIRDALLPSATMAELPPVANPQRVEDLPAFRRLAEQLDRIGGRRDALERYDRFRRNSGFDELNALAESVYGAVPRSPMTATDGYITRIAAGADLPNLDARTIAAAVRAESVQLAAPLAEELYGRNPLRQRAEALAERLRGLPETPTAEDVDAVRRLTGAVAESVAWPIAGALQEPARGLPDAIRVMLQKAAIADLPGRDTTDRITEALSTAATGARAAVLALDAPQTGALFAVGDGGALVLNPAVTALPDALAAALPATVPDAPPAEAAKPAEPKPEQTKTEQAKTEQAKTEQAKPAEAKPAEAKSVMPEAEPAKPVAAAPPPPPRPAPEPAALPPAVVELPAVVAHLPIPPRMPAEAPVPDGDLALSKLSTAFAQTLAGRFPFVGTDQSRGAPDADPQDVRRFFRQLDEHRAAVMRTATPEVAAFMERMEAARPLLEAIARPSPVSVRLTYGANRAQEVGAEHIIDWSVRSGASAVGASANGGTLAWTPGQPVLLSARWAAGSPFRPKGAPAGGTAAATGDTTTLAERGPWALLRLLKGHAPSSSRDGLLLRVALPTQTIDGEPVRDTVLVLGAAVSAGARSELPARALDLPVRFPQR; the protein is encoded by the coding sequence ATGGTCCTACTGATGCTCACGCTGGAGCTGGTGCTTTCCACCATCGGCTCCGCCATCGTCTATCTGCTGTCCTTCGCCGTCACGCTGGCGCCCTACGCGCTGCTGGCGCTGCCGCTCTACATCTTCTACCGCCTCGGCCGGATGGTCTGGCCGACGCTGCGCGGCTGGCGGCGCAAGCCCGCCGTGAAGGCCGCCGCCGGAAGGAAGGCGCCCCCGCGCCGGGCCGCCCCGCCGGCACCGCTGCGCGTCCGCGCCGAGGCGCCTCCCCCCACGAAGGCCGCCGCCAACGCGCCGCCCAACGCCCGCATCTATGGCGAGGGGATGGACATCCTGACGCGGCAGATGCGCGGCCCCCTGCGCCGTGGCGACATTCCCTGGTTCCTGGCCTTCGGCGTCGGCGGCCCGGCCCTGCTCGCCACCGACCCGACCCATGTCCGCTGGCCCGAGGACGGCAACGGCGAGAACGGCTGCTGGTGGTTCTGCGAAGGTGCCGCGATCCTGCACGCGGGCGCCGACTCCGCCGACGGCTCCCGGCTGGGCGCGTCCTGGCCGGCGCTGGTCGCGGCGATGCGCAAGCGGCCGATGCGCCGCCCGCTGGACGGCGTCCTGCTGATGGTCGGCGCCGACGAGCTGCGCGCCGCCGCCGAACGGCCCGGACCCCGCGACGCGCTGGCCAAGCGGGGCGCCGCCCTGCGGGAACGTCTGCGGACGCTGCGCGACGACGTCGGCGTGGTCGGCCCGGTGCATGTGGTCGTGGTCCGCGCCGAGGCCCTGGACGGATTCACCGACCTCTGCGCCGCCGTGCCCTCCGCCCTGCTGGACGGCGTGCTGGGATGGACCAACCCGCAGGACTGGGCCAAGCCCTTCGAGCCGCGCCGCATCGACGAGGCGTTCGAGGCCATCGCCGCCGACATCGCCGTGCTGGAGGCTGACGCCTTCGCCGCCGGCACCGCCGGGGTGCGGCTGCCGCTGCTGCCGGCATCCCTGGACACGCTGCGCCATCCGCTGGCGCTGTTCCTCGACGGCGCCCTGGGAGGAGACGACCAGAGTGAGCCCTTCCCGCTGCGCGGAATAGCCCTGACCGGCGCTTACGCCCCGGCCACCGGCGGGCGCCGCCCGGTCTTCGCGCGCGACCTGCTGCCGGGCCGGGCCTTCGCCGAGGCCGGCTACGGGCGGCCGTCCGACGCCGCCTACCAGCAGGCCCACAAGCGCCGCCGGATGGCCCAGGCCGCGCTCGCCGCCTCGGTCGCCGGCCTGTCGGTCGCCGCGTGGCAGGGGGTGTCCGGCGTGGCCGCCGGCAGCCCGCCGGTCGCCGCCGCCACCGCCGACCTGCGCCGGGCGCTGCTGGCGCGCGACGCCGTCACCGACGGGGCTCTGGCCGGTCGGGTGATCGCCGCCACGGCGGTGATGGAGCGCAGTCCTCTCGCCACGCCGCTGCTGCCGACCTCGCTGTTCAGCGGCTTCGACGAGGACAAGAAGCGGCTCGCCTCCGTCACGCTGCGCCGCTCGGTGCTGCGGCCGATCCGCGACGCCCTGCTGCCCAGCGCCACCATGGCCGAGCTGCCGCCGGTCGCCAACCCGCAGCGCGTGGAGGACCTTCCGGCCTTCCGCCGGCTCGCCGAGCAGCTCGACCGCATCGGCGGGCGGCGCGACGCGCTGGAACGCTACGACCGCTTCCGCCGCAACAGCGGCTTCGACGAGCTGAACGCGCTGGCCGAGAGCGTCTACGGCGCCGTTCCCCGGTCGCCGATGACGGCGACGGACGGCTACATCACGCGCATCGCCGCCGGCGCCGACCTGCCCAACCTGGACGCCCGGACCATCGCCGCGGCGGTGCGCGCGGAGTCGGTGCAGCTCGCCGCCCCGCTGGCCGAGGAGCTGTACGGCCGCAACCCGCTCCGCCAGCGCGCCGAGGCCCTGGCCGAACGGCTGCGCGGCCTGCCGGAGACACCCACCGCCGAGGATGTGGATGCCGTCCGCCGCCTGACCGGTGCCGTCGCCGAGAGCGTCGCCTGGCCCATCGCCGGCGCCTTGCAGGAGCCCGCCCGCGGCTTGCCCGACGCGATCCGCGTGATGCTCCAGAAGGCGGCCATCGCCGATCTGCCGGGGCGCGACACCACCGACCGCATCACCGAGGCCCTGTCCACCGCCGCGACCGGTGCCCGCGCCGCCGTCCTGGCTCTGGACGCGCCGCAGACCGGCGCCCTGTTCGCGGTGGGCGATGGCGGCGCCCTGGTCCTGAACCCGGCGGTGACCGCGCTGCCGGACGCCCTGGCCGCGGCCCTGCCCGCGACGGTTCCCGATGCTCCGCCAGCGGAGGCGGCCAAGCCGGCGGAACCGAAGCCGGAGCAGACCAAGACAGAGCAGGCCAAGACAGAGCAGGCCAAGACAGAGCAGGCCAAGCCGGCCGAAGCCAAGCCTGCCGAAGCCAAATCCGTCATGCCCGAAGCGGAGCCGGCCAAGCCGGTCGCGGCGGCACCCCCGCCTCCCCCGCGCCCGGCGCCGGAACCCGCGGCCCTGCCGCCCGCCGTCGTGGAGCTGCCGGCCGTCGTCGCGCATCTGCCGATCCCGCCCCGAATGCCGGCGGAGGCCCCGGTTCCGGACGGCGACCTCGCCCTGTCGAAGCTGTCCACCGCCTTCGCGCAGACCCTCGCCGGGCGCTTCCCCTTCGTCGGCACGGATCAATCCCGCGGCGCGCCCGACGCCGACCCGCAGGACGTCCGCCGCTTCTTCCGACAGCTCGACGAGCACCGGGCCGCGGTGATGCGGACCGCGACCCCCGAGGTCGCCGCCTTCATGGAGCGGATGGAGGCCGCCCGCCCCCTGCTGGAGGCCATCGCGCGCCCGTCGCCGGTCAGCGTCCGCCTCACCTACGGCGCCAACCGCGCGCAGGAGGTCGGGGCGGAGCACATCATCGACTGGTCGGTGCGTTCCGGCGCCAGCGCGGTGGGCGCCTCGGCCAACGGCGGAACGCTCGCCTGGACGCCGGGCCAGCCCGTCCTGCTGAGCGCCCGCTGGGCCGCCGGGTCGCCCTTCCGTCCGAAGGGTGCGCCGGCGGGAGGAACCGCCGCGGCGACCGGCGACACCACCACCCTGGCGGAGCGCGGGCCATGGGCGCTGCTGCGCCTTCTGAAAGGCCACGCTCCGTCGTCGTCGCGGGATGGCCTGCTGCTGCGCGTGGCCCTGCCCACGCAGACCATCGACGGCGAGCCGGTGCGCGACACCGTCCTGGTGCTGGGTGCGGCGGTCAGCGCCGGCGCGCGCAGCGAGCTTCCGGCGCGCGCCCTCGACCTGCCGGTCCGCTTCCCGCAAAGGTAG
- a CDS encoding ABC transporter substrate-binding protein, with product MLSSLQPRSPPPLRWSHLTKKARFALILAAAMLVTVLVSLVVRAGFLGDSAREPLTVAVVGPLSGPDAALGLALRKGAALRADTINAAGGIAGRPVVVRPFDDEGDKGKSLEIARRVSNDPSVLAVIGHTPDATDSATAIYAQRQIPLIAPRPLVRPADAAPSPWLFSITLDRTHETRFLANYVRNVVGEPTVAIVREDSEQAAAQAGQFDAILQRFGTRLVGQWTFAPGRGGASALPALAQAVKEKMPTGAVVVIGSAVDSARAVVALRDAGVRNLIAGSSEMATSAFRTEIVAQAQANPKALTPEAYGHGLLVSSPVLFDTANERAQRFYGQYVKRFNAVPDWAAALGADGVDLIAGAIARTNVTTGKPDGEALRRAIADHDRAETAFQGTVGTWTFDNRGQATLPVMMASYNGLNPVAALTQLQPIREAGVSNFLEEVTRGRALYVNDRFMYKTDVIYTGVQLHEIRDLNPDANEATLNLTIWFRYRGAFNPADVVFTNAVKPVELGKPYREERGEVTTYVAYRIEGRFALNVFDQRPPYGSQTVGVSFRHRTQNRNTVMFVTDVLGMSLVDTNDFVEKLKAMAAAETASAADPGLADRFRRALEGESESSTLLDQLRAKRVLAPSPGWRLSRAWISQDVASVGSEGDPNYVGFGRPQPDFSRVDFGVVATPDSPAARDFIHRDFFVYIAIFSAVLAVFAAFMDRRDRGQFWKIQTLFMRILSWPLLLMSVGNIVLDQAVATLPPSGIAMVVNGVNVLWWIVPAILVDRTLERFVWTPLEIRTQRKIPGIVRRFSTLIVFGFAGCGIIAFVLKQPITSLLAASGLVGMVIGLAIQANIANVFSGIVLNIERPFQIGDSIQITDLVRGVVVDMTWRTVRIRNVAGFIVAMPNAKVSEATVINFSAVDRVSMKLEYYADARHDPGRMGGLLTTALQNADKVMPSATGGPPFVRYDGIRGVNGQWLCKYNLFFWVEDYDASFVVPELVWRSVYRTLAEAGIEPTPPDLMEAAGPAAAVNAQRKAIPA from the coding sequence ATGCTGAGCTCGCTCCAGCCCCGCTCCCCGCCGCCGCTGCGCTGGTCGCACCTGACCAAGAAGGCGCGCTTCGCGCTGATCCTGGCGGCGGCGATGCTCGTCACCGTGCTGGTCTCCCTGGTCGTCCGCGCCGGCTTCCTCGGCGACAGCGCGCGCGAGCCGCTGACCGTCGCCGTCGTCGGGCCGCTCAGCGGGCCGGACGCAGCGCTCGGGCTGGCGCTGCGCAAGGGGGCGGCGCTGCGCGCCGACACGATCAACGCGGCGGGCGGCATCGCCGGCCGTCCCGTGGTGGTCAGGCCCTTCGACGACGAGGGCGACAAGGGCAAGTCGCTGGAGATCGCCCGGCGCGTCTCCAACGATCCCTCCGTCCTCGCGGTGATCGGCCACACGCCGGACGCCACCGACAGCGCGACGGCGATCTACGCCCAGCGCCAGATCCCGCTGATCGCCCCGCGCCCGCTGGTCCGCCCGGCGGACGCCGCGCCCAGCCCCTGGCTGTTCAGCATCACGCTGGACCGCACGCACGAGACGCGCTTCCTCGCCAACTACGTGCGCAACGTGGTGGGCGAGCCGACCGTCGCCATCGTCCGCGAGGACAGCGAGCAGGCGGCGGCCCAGGCCGGGCAGTTCGACGCGATCCTCCAGCGCTTCGGGACCCGGCTGGTCGGCCAGTGGACCTTCGCGCCGGGACGTGGCGGTGCGTCCGCCCTGCCGGCGCTGGCCCAGGCGGTGAAGGAGAAGATGCCGACGGGCGCCGTCGTCGTCATCGGGTCGGCGGTGGATAGCGCGCGGGCGGTGGTGGCGCTGCGCGACGCCGGGGTGCGCAACCTGATCGCCGGCAGCTCGGAGATGGCCACCTCGGCCTTCCGCACCGAGATCGTCGCCCAGGCGCAGGCCAACCCCAAGGCGCTGACTCCGGAGGCCTACGGCCACGGCCTGCTGGTGTCCTCGCCCGTTCTGTTCGACACGGCCAACGAGCGGGCGCAGCGCTTCTACGGCCAGTATGTGAAGCGCTTCAACGCGGTGCCCGACTGGGCGGCGGCGCTGGGCGCCGACGGCGTGGACCTGATCGCCGGCGCGATCGCCAGAACGAATGTCACCACCGGCAAGCCGGACGGCGAGGCGCTGCGCCGCGCCATCGCCGACCACGACCGGGCCGAGACCGCCTTCCAGGGCACGGTCGGCACCTGGACCTTCGACAATCGCGGACAGGCGACCCTGCCGGTGATGATGGCCTCCTACAACGGCCTGAACCCGGTGGCGGCGCTGACCCAGCTCCAGCCGATCCGCGAGGCCGGAGTCTCCAACTTCCTGGAGGAGGTCACCAGGGGCCGCGCGCTCTATGTCAACGACCGCTTCATGTACAAGACGGACGTCATCTACACCGGCGTCCAGCTCCATGAGATCCGCGACCTCAATCCGGACGCCAACGAGGCGACGCTGAACCTGACGATCTGGTTCCGCTACCGCGGCGCCTTCAACCCGGCGGACGTCGTCTTCACCAACGCGGTCAAGCCGGTCGAGCTGGGCAAGCCCTACCGCGAGGAGCGCGGCGAGGTCACCACCTACGTCGCCTACCGGATCGAGGGGCGCTTCGCGCTGAACGTCTTCGACCAGCGCCCGCCCTACGGCAGCCAGACGGTCGGCGTCAGCTTCCGCCACCGGACGCAGAACCGCAACACGGTGATGTTCGTCACCGACGTGCTCGGCATGTCGCTGGTCGACACCAATGACTTCGTGGAGAAGCTGAAGGCGATGGCCGCGGCGGAGACCGCGTCCGCCGCCGATCCCGGCCTCGCCGACCGCTTCCGCCGCGCGCTGGAGGGCGAGAGCGAAAGCTCCACCCTGCTCGACCAGCTCCGCGCCAAGCGGGTGCTGGCGCCGTCGCCCGGCTGGCGCCTGTCGCGCGCCTGGATCTCGCAGGACGTCGCCTCGGTCGGCAGCGAGGGCGATCCCAACTATGTCGGCTTCGGGCGCCCGCAGCCGGACTTCTCGCGCGTCGATTTCGGCGTGGTCGCCACCCCGGACTCCCCGGCGGCGCGCGACTTCATCCACCGCGACTTCTTCGTCTACATCGCCATCTTCAGCGCCGTGCTGGCGGTCTTCGCCGCCTTCATGGACCGCCGCGACCGCGGCCAGTTCTGGAAGATCCAGACGCTGTTCATGCGCATCCTGTCCTGGCCGCTGCTGCTGATGTCCGTCGGCAACATCGTGCTGGACCAGGCGGTGGCGACGCTGCCGCCGAGCGGGATCGCCATGGTGGTGAACGGCGTCAACGTGCTGTGGTGGATCGTGCCGGCCATCCTGGTCGACCGCACGCTGGAGCGCTTCGTCTGGACCCCGCTGGAGATCCGCACCCAGCGCAAGATCCCCGGCATCGTCCGCCGCTTCTCCACCCTGATCGTCTTCGGCTTCGCCGGCTGCGGCATCATCGCCTTCGTGCTGAAGCAGCCGATCACCAGCCTGCTCGCCGCCTCCGGCCTCGTCGGCATGGTCATCGGCCTCGCCATCCAGGCCAACATCGCCAACGTCTTCTCCGGCATCGTCCTGAACATCGAGCGTCCGTTCCAGATCGGCGACAGCATCCAGATCACCGATCTGGTGCGCGGCGTCGTGGTGGACATGACGTGGCGCACGGTGCGGATCCGCAACGTCGCCGGCTTCATCGTCGCCATGCCCAACGCCAAGGTGTCGGAGGCGACCGTCATCAATTTCAGCGCGGTCGACCGGGTGTCGATGAAGCTGGAATACTACGCCGACGCCCGTCACGACCCCGGCCGGATGGGCGGCCTGCTGACCACCGCCCTGCAGAACGCCGACAAGGTGATGCCCAGCGCCACCGGCGGCCCGCCCTTCGTCCGCTACGACGGCATTCGCGGCGTCAACGGCCAGTGGCTGTGCAAGTACAACCTGTTCTTCTGGGTCGAGGACTACGACGCCAGCTTCGTCGTGCCGGAGCTGGTCTGGCGGTCCGTCTACCGGACGCTGGCCGAGGCCGGCATCGAGCCGACCCCGCCCGACCTGATGGAGGCCGCCGGCCCCGCCGCCGCGGTCAACGCCCAGCGCAAGGCGATCCCGGCATGA